DNA from Petroclostridium xylanilyticum:
CAGTAACCGGTTGAAGCTCACAAGTGTCTGTTAGCTCAAGATAAAGTTTTTCACCTGTTACTGTGTGTTTTCCAAGTACAATCCTTCCATCCATTTCTCTGTGTATTTGTTCTATCATCTCGCTTTTTCCGCCACCGCTGGCACCTTCATGCATGATTGTTATGATATTATCATAAGGTGTTACAACTCTGACTGTAGAACCGTGGACCGTTACCCAGCCTTCTGCTTCACCAATATTTAGCAATACACCATAAATGCCTTTTTTGGCACTTGGGCCGGGGTAAAGATTGTATGAGAAAAGTTCATGCATACCGTCAAGCCTGTTATGGACAACTATTTGCTTTTGATTAAAATGTGTGTGCCTAAAAGGTGGTGCAAGATAAATAATTGCTTTCGGTTTAAACCCGTCAGGTATGCTATCTTTAGGTATAAACCCCTGCAAATCTGCAAGCCCGGCAGCAAAAAAACCTGCATTATCAGGTGCTACAAGTAATGCCGGATACCCAAGTTCCTGTCCACCGGCCATAAAAGGCATAACGATAAGGTTTTGTTTTTCCAGCCAGCCAAAAGTTGTGTTGCGTAAAGGTTCAAAGTTTTCTCCATATCGGTCTTGATATCTAGGCTTATCCGTTTCCCGCCTGTCTGCTACAACCATACAATCAGGATCTCGCCTTCTCATATAGATATCTGTATAATTTACTGCCGCTCCATTTTTGCAGCGTGCAACTGTAGCCTCAACGACTCTGCCATTACCCGGTATATCGTAAGCCACCTCAAAAATGTCCTTATCTTCTCCCCCCATCGCAAGTCTAATCAGATGGTCCCTGTTTTCAGGTATTACAACCTTTGTACCTTTTGTTAATATATTTTCTAATTCTTTAGGAAGTATAAATTTTTTTAATATATTTTTCTCCATTTAGATCACTTCTCCTGTCTTCTTTTTGTCTGAATGAATATTTTCAATTACTTTGCAGAAAGTATCATGAATTAGATTGGCTAAGTGTTGATTTTTCTTTAAAAAAAGCATATTTTCATGATAGTCATTAAAATGTTTCTCGTTTATACACAATAATTCTTCTTTGACTACACAGTAGTTATAGAACTTTCCTATAAAATTAATAAATTCAGATTTAAAACTACCATCTTCTAATAGTTTTTGGTGTAAATACATATCGCCGTTATACAGGTCTAAGATCAATAACGGTATTCTCCACACATCAACATATCCCTCATCATTAAAATATTTGTCCAAAAAATTCCTGTAACGAGGTTCTTCTTTCTCAATAACATTACAAAACCTTTCCATGAGTATAAAAAAGCTTTTACTTATTATTAATTCTTTTGCGTTTTGGCATAATTCTTTTTCTATCGTGATTATTCCGCCGTTTCCAAAACTAACTTTACTGTTTAGCATAATAATACCCACTCTCCTCCACTTAGTGATTAATTGAATAAATTTTACTTTTTTATAAGTTTTTCTAATAGAGCAATATAGTCTGTCCCCCCTAATATTTTTTTATATGTTTAACATCATTGGACTACATTGCGACTGGTTTTAAAACCCTTCAGCTAGTCTTCCAAAACCTTTTAGAAACTTTGTAAAACCAAAACAAAAAGCCAATATTCGTTAACCTATACAAAGTTAATGAATATTGGCTTACACTGTGACTGGTTTTTACAACCCTTCACCCGGTCTTCCAAAATTATCTATTAAGTTTTTCTTCTAAATTCTCATCAACTGTTATTACAATTATCTTTTCACCGGTTTTTGTACTAACATCAGAATGAGTACTTATTATGTTAATATCAATTACTTCTTTAATTAAAGCTTCAAAATATTCTCTTGCATTTTCAAATAGTGTACTCCGTAACTTTTTTATTAATTCAACACCCTGACTATTCTCAGCTAATTTTTGCTCCGACTGGCTAAGAAACCCTTTTAACCTTACTATTATGAGGTCCTGTATAATTATAGTCCTTATCTGTTTGGGACCTCTACCCATAAACTCTATTTCAAACTTACTTACTGC
Protein-coding regions in this window:
- a CDS encoding DUF2294 domain-containing protein — encoded protein: MTKGQIEAKISEAVSKFEIEFMGRGPKQIRTIIIQDLIIVRLKGFLSQSEQKLAENSQGVELIKKLRSTLFENAREYFEALIKEVIDINIISTHSDVSTKTGEKIIVITVDENLEEKLNR